In Aspergillus luchuensis IFO 4308 DNA, chromosome 1, nearly complete sequence, the following are encoded in one genomic region:
- a CDS encoding acetyl/propionyl/methylcrotonyl-CoA carboxylase subunit alpha (COG:E,I;~EggNog:ENOG410PHUI;~InterPro:IPR000089,IPR011761,IPR016185,IPR011764, IPR005479,IPR005482,IPR005481,IPR011054,IPR011053;~PFAM:PF02786,PF02222,PF00364,PF02785,PF07478, PF00289;~go_function: GO:0005524 - ATP binding [Evidence IEA];~go_function: GO:0046872 - metal ion binding [Evidence IEA]), which yields MPLSSLLRTSSRLGPPVVRRFRRAASTVSTTTPKAEKSLDSILIANRGEIALRVGRTAAQHGIRVTTLYTDPDSKAQHALSSPFAFNLGSVSAYLDGDRIIEIAKKEGCQGIHPGYGFLSENAAFARKCTEAGLVFIGPPWKAIEDMGDKSQSKKIMTAAGVPCVPGYHGDNQDVNFLEAEADKIKYPVLIKAIKGGGGKGMRIAHTKADFQAQLQSAKSEAMNSFGDDHVLVEKYITTPRHIEVQVFADKQGNAVALGERDCSIQRRHQKILEESPAPHLPDATRKDIWAKARSAALAVGYEGAGTVEFIFDNDTGEFFFMEMNTRLQVEHPVTEMVTGQDLVHWQLKIAEGAPLPLTQEDVEAFMASRGHAIEARIYAENPDQGFIPDSGTLLHVRTPAATDDVRIDAGFVAGDDVSAHYDPMIAKLIVRGNTREEAIRKLANALEEYEVAGPITNIEFLKTVCRSPDFISGNVETGYIEKHREELFTREAIEPEVLAQVALACLHHDSNPGSGTQANFEGSAVGFGPGYQARQITLAELTPGTKNDSKFDVRVQQTGDDTFNVDVGGRLFEQVVSHRDPASKVVTSFFPHTRLDTTVIRDEDTIIAFQRGTQYRLTIPRAKWMEKALGMKDVTNSVLAPMPCKVLRVEVEAGDVVEKDQPLVVIESMKMETVIRSPQRGTISKVVHRAGDQCKSGTPLVEFEEGGE from the exons ATGCcgctctcctctcttctccgcactTCGTCCCGCCTGGGGCCGCCGGTAGTTCGAAGGTTCAGAAGAGCGGCCTCCACTGTGTCCACCACGACGCCCAAGGCCGAGAAATCACTGGACTCTATTTTAATCGCGAATCGAGGAGAAATTGCGCT TCGCGTTGGACGGACCGCTGCTCAACACGGAATCCGAGTAACGACGCTCTACACCGATCCCGATAGCAAGGCTCAACATGCGCTGAGCTCGCCATTTGCCTTTAACTTAGGATCCGTCTCCGCTTACCTCGATGGAGATCGAATTATTGAGATTGCCAAGAAGGAAGGCTGCCAAGGGATACACCCCGGTTACGGCTTC CTGAGTGAGAATGCGGCATTTGCGCGGAAATGTACGGAAGCTGGATTGGTCTTCATTGGACCTCCTTGGAAGGCTATCGAAGACATGGGTGACAAGAG TCAATCCAAGAAGATCatgactgctgctggagTACCGTGCGTACCCGGTTATCATGGCGACAACCAGGATGTCAACTTCCTTGAAGCCGAGGCCGACAAGATCAAGTACCCCGTGCTGATCAAGGCAATCAAGGGCGGCGGCGGAAAAGGAATGCGCATCGCTCATACCAAAGCCGACTTCCAGGCACAGCTGCAGTCTGCCAAATCGGAGGCTATGAATTCATTCGGGGATGATCATGTACTGGTGGAGAAGTACATTACCACACCCCGCCACATTGAAGTGCAAGTCTTTGCAGACAAGCAAGGCAACGCTGTTGCTCTGGGAGAGCGGGACTGTAGTATACAAAGAAGACACCAGAAGATCCTTGAGGAGTCGCCTGCTCCGCACCTTCCCGATGCAACAAGAAAAGATATCTGGGCAAAAGCCCGATCTGCTGCGTTGGCGGTTGGCTACGAGGGTGCCGGTACCGTGGAGTTCATCTTCGACAATGATACTGGCGagttcttcttcatggagaTGAACACTAGACTCCAGGTGGAGCATCCCGTCACCGAAATGGTTACCGGTCAGGATCTTGTGCACTGGCAGCTCAAAATCGCGGAAGGCGCCCCACTTCCCCTAACCCAGGAAGATGTGGAGGCTTTTATGGCCAGTCGCGGTCATGCTATCGAAGCTAGGATTTACGCTGAGAACCCTGACCAGGGTTTCATTCCAGACTCCGGCACTTTGTTGCATGTCCGTACTCCCGCCGCTACTGATGATGTGAGGATAGACGCCGGATTCGTCGCAGGCGACGATGTCTCGGCACATTATGATCCCATGATCGCAAAATTGATTGTGCGGGGCAACACTCGCGAAGAGGCGATCCGCAAACTTGCGAATGCATTAGAGGAGTATGAAGTGGCGGGTCCAATCACGAACATCGAGTTCCTGAAAACGGTCTGCAGAAGTCCTGATTTCATTAGCGGGAATGTGGAGACCGGCTACATTGAGAAACATCGCGAGGAGCTATTCACACGGGAGGCAATTGAGCCCGAGGTGTTGGCCCAGGTGGCTCTGGCCTGTCTTCACCACGATTCAAACCCGGGAAGTGGAACGCAAGCCAACTTTGAAGGCTCTGCCGTTGGCTTTGGCCCAGGATACCAGGCACGACAGATTACGCTTGCAGAACTAACACCGGGAACAAAGAACGACTCCAAATTTGATGTTAGGGTGCAACAGACGGGTGACGACACATTCAACGTTGATGTTGGGGGCCGTTTATTCGAGCAAGTTGTAAGCCATCGTGATCCAGCTTCGAAAGTTGtaacctccttcttccctcacACACGCCTGGACACGACGGTGATCCGCGATGAGGACACGATCATCGCTTTTCAGCGCGGTACCCAATACCGCCTGACGATTCCACGCGCcaagtggatggagaaggcgTTGGGAATGAAGGACGTCACGAACAGCGTTCTCGCACCGATGCCATGCAAGGTGCTGCGTGTGGAGGTAGAGGCAGGCGATGTGGTAGAAAAGGACCAGCCACTGGTGGTGATTGAGAGTATGAAGATGGAAACAGTCATTCGCAGCCCACAGAGGG